The following coding sequences lie in one Fusarium poae strain DAOMC 252244 chromosome 1, whole genome shotgun sequence genomic window:
- a CDS encoding hypothetical protein (SECRETED:SignalP(1-16)~CAZy:CE5) translates to MKFFSALSLVAGMASALPAGDVEVRQLGSGLGSGLGGDLGSGLGGGLSGGGLGGGLGGSSTRNDLEQGTAGNCPKAIFIFSRATGEPGNMGASTGPAVARKLEAKYGKGQVWVQGVGGPYKADVQGNLMRDGSTPAAINEAVRLYNMAHEKCPDTPVVTGGYSQGTALAAAAISKLEPEVMDQVKGCVLFGYTKNAQNKKAIPNYPQDRTAIYCNTGDGVCTGTLLITAPHFMYFGDAAGPAPEFLISKIG, encoded by the exons ATGAAGTTCTTTTCAGCTCTTTCCCTCGTGGCCGGTATGGCCAGCGCTCTCCCTGCTGGGGATGTTGAAGTCCGCCAGCTTGGTAGCGGTCTGGGCAGTGGCCTCGGTGGTGATCTCGGTAGCGGCCTTGGCGGAGGTCTTAGCGGTGGAGGACTCGGTGGAGGGCTGGGTGGCTCATCCACGCGCAATGACCTCGAGCAAGGCACTGCTGGTAACTGTCCCAAggccatcttcatcttttctCGAGCCACTGGTGAGCCCGGTAACATG GGTGCATCCACAGGTCCTGCCGTGGCGAGAAAGCTCGAGGCCAAGTATGGAAAGGGTCAAGTCTGGGTCCAAGGTGTTGGTGGCCCATACAAGGCTGATGTgcaaggcaaccttatgcgtGACGGCTCTACCCCAGCTGCTATCAACGAAGCCGTCCGCCTTTACAACATGGCCCATGAGAAGTGCCCTGACACTCCCGTTGTTACTGGTGGATACAG TCAAGGAACTGCCTTGGCTGCCGCTGCTATCTCGAAGCTTGAGCCAGAGGTTATGGATCAGGTTAAGGGCTGCGTTCTCTTTGGTTACACTAAGAACGCCCAAAACAAGAAGGCTATCCCCAACTACCCACAGGACCGCACTGCTATCTACTGCAACACGGGAGATGGCGTCTGCACCGGAACTCTGCTGATCACCGCCCCTCACTTCATGTACTTCGGCGATGCTGCGGGTCCTGCCCCTGAGTTCCTGATCTCCAAGATTGGCTAA